The following nucleotide sequence is from Synechococcus sp. KORDI-52.
GCCTGAGCGATTGAAAACTTTCATGATCTTCAAAGATTTTTTGGCCACACTGAGGCGAAGACCCTACCGATAGTTAGGGCATGAAAGATGACATCAAGCTCGTTGCAGCATTCCTAACCCTCAATGCTGGAGTGTTTGCGTTAATCATCGGTATTTATGTCAAAGGAGGGATGCACATCGGTGCGGTCCTACAGCATTCAGGACATTAGATCTGCTGGCTGAACTTCATCAGGCCCCGACTGCTGAGTGCTGAACTTGAGCTGGACCACGGAAGATCGAAACATCTCCTCTCACCGGCACTGGAACTGTCGAGTTTGAAGTCATCCATGCATAACGACAATTCAACCCATACACAAAACGCTGGATTCAGCTTCAAAGAACGCGAACAGATCGTGGGATCCCTTTAGGAAGCTCGCCTTTTTTGCCCCGTTGCCGGAGCCATGCCACAAACGACCGCACAACCCCTGGCCGGGCATTACACCAATCAGTGACGTTGAACACACAACAGGATTGGATATCGTGGAAGTATAAAAAAACGCGATGGACTACAGGTCACGACGCGAAATTCACCCATATACAGGAGAGCACAATGAGCAGACGGGGGATTCATCCGCTTCTCAGGGGACTTGACCGACCTCAACGGAGTTCAGCAGCGTCAAGAAGTCCTGTCAGGTTCTCAGGCCTTGAATCAGCACAACGTAAACGTTATCTCCGCTTGGAAGAAGAGGAGCACAAAGCATCCCAAACAACCCTCAGGCATCCGTCCTCCCGTTGAGACGATGTCGGCTCGTCATCGAGAGTGAGGATGCGCCGAGCAGGCGGATCACACGTGTTCACCAGCCTCGATCGGAGATTCGTCTCAGGGTGGTTGGACTACGTTTGAAATCACAACTGATGGGTTGCCCCCACCGAAACGCGCAAGGACTCAAACCCATTTTCAAGGGGGGTGGGTGGAGTGAGTCCATTAGACCTCGATCCCCTGTGGCCACCGCTATCGCCGCAAGACCCACGTGTCCTTAGTGAACAGAATTCAAAGTTACAGACCCACAGTTCAAAAGTAAGTTGAGAGTGATCTCACTCGGATCACGGTCTTATGAACGATCCAAGTCAATCATGACCGCAACAAGGATGCTCACGCCTGTTCGATCTCAGATTACGGGGCATGATGACTGTTACAAAACAGCTTGAGTGTTCATTGGGATTGAGAGGAACCATCCATAGCTGTGCAAACCGATGCCCAGCAGATTGACGCCGATGTAACACACAGCGATCACAACAAGCCCCACCACGGCCACAAGAGCAGGACGTCGACCCTGCCAGCCTCGGCTCAGTCGGGTGTGCAGATAAGCCGCATAGACCAGCCAGCAGATCAAGGCCCATGTTTCTTTAGGATCCCAGCTCCAGTAACTGCCCCAGGCTTCATTAGCCCACACGGCCCCACTGACGATGCCCACAGTGAGCATCAGAAAACCAACAGTGATTGTGCGGTAACTGAGGCTGTCGAGTTGCTCATTGGTGCTCAGCTCAACAGCGTGCAGCTGAACAGCACCAGCATCTCCAACAGACGATGCTTGCCGAAAACCACCACTGCCGATGGAACTGCTTCGCAGCTCCAAAGCCTGGTCACGATCCGTGACCAACACCGCTAAGGAGAGAAGCGATCCCACCAACAAAGCGGCGTAACTCACCATGATCACGCTCACATGCATCACCAGCCAGCTGGAACGAAGAGCTGGAACAAGAGGAGCCGCTGACTGCAACTGATCGGGCAACGCGAAACTGGCAAAAGCAATGCAGCCAAGTCCCATCGGTGTG
It contains:
- the ccsB gene encoding c-type cytochrome biogenesis protein CcsB, which gives rise to MLNTPFELVTGLGFAGFLLLLLAMPLAFWAAASQSGATLVRLLVALANLLFTTQLILRWWQSGHFPISNLYESLCFLAWACTLTQLLVERAWPSPIVAAAATPMGLGCIAFASFALPDQLQSAAPLVPALRSSWLVMHVSVIMVSYAALLVGSLLSLAVLVTDRDQALELRSSSIGSGGFRQASSVGDAGAVQLHAVELSTNEQLDSLSYRTITVGFLMLTVGIVSGAVWANEAWGSYWSWDPKETWALICWLVYAAYLHTRLSRGWQGRRPALVAVVGLVVIAVCYIGVNLLGIGLHSYGWFLSIPMNTQAVL